A single region of the Thermoanaerobacterium sp. PSU-2 genome encodes:
- a CDS encoding endonuclease/exonuclease/phosphatase family protein produces MIVKVMTYNIHGGKDIEGNLTLYGISNLIRETGVDIVGLQEVDVFLKRSYFLNEIKYLAKRLKMHYAFGPNLRIGFGWFGNGILSRYPIVKKKNHHIYSTGERRGVLTALIQLNENKKIWFLTTHLGLNRKERLMQSQEILKIVSNLEYPVIMTGDFNETPGEDAYSTIIRVLKDAVNTQNSAFHTYVDGCENVRIDYIMHSKGICVESIKAIDSALSDHLPVVASLRWDF; encoded by the coding sequence ATGATTGTTAAAGTTATGACGTACAATATTCATGGTGGAAAGGATATTGAAGGAAATTTGACATTGTACGGGATTTCTAATTTGATTAGAGAAACAGGTGTTGATATTGTCGGGTTGCAAGAGGTTGACGTGTTTTTAAAGCGTTCATATTTTTTAAACGAGATTAAGTATCTGGCAAAAAGGCTTAAAATGCACTATGCTTTTGGACCCAATTTAAGAATTGGGTTTGGATGGTTTGGCAATGGAATACTTTCCAGGTATCCTATTGTAAAGAAAAAGAATCATCACATTTACTCAACAGGTGAAAGAAGGGGTGTATTGACAGCGCTAATACAGCTAAACGAAAACAAAAAAATATGGTTTTTGACTACCCATTTGGGACTTAATCGTAAAGAGAGATTGATGCAGTCACAAGAAATATTGAAGATCGTTTCGAATTTGGAATATCCGGTAATTATGACTGGAGATTTTAATGAGACACCTGGAGAAGATGCTTATTCTACAATAATCAGAGTGCTTAAAGATGCTGTAAATACTCAAAATTCTGCTTTTCACACTTATGTGGATGGATGCGAAAATGTCAGAATAGATTATATAATGCATTCAAAAGGCATATGCGTTGAATCAATAAAGGCCATTGACTCTGCTTTATCAGATCATTTACCGGTAGTAGCTTCTTTAAGGTGGGATTTTTGA
- a CDS encoding slipin family protein, protein MDASAISILNTVFIGVFAIEGIWWIVWMAIAASRKIMANFYFMLVTFIIWCGLDIYAVINMNVNFAVIGIVLVIIPFIILPGMVKVITEYQRGVLFRFGKLSGLLGPGFNVIFPFGIDRVIKVDLRTFTIDVAKQEVITKDNVPVNVDAVVYFNVFDPILAITKVANYTQSTTLLGQTTLRSILGQHELDEMLAKRAELNEKLRELLDEATDPWGIKVTAVEIKSIELPDTMKRAMAKQAEAERERRAKVIFADGEFQASQKLKEAAAVISTEPAALQLRYLQTLPEIAAEKNSTILFPIPIELFNVFTKLVEDKKEKQ, encoded by the coding sequence ATGGATGCATCGGCAATCTCAATTTTAAACACTGTCTTTATTGGTGTTTTCGCTATTGAAGGTATTTGGTGGATTGTATGGATGGCAATAGCAGCATCAAGAAAGATCATGGCAAATTTCTACTTCATGCTAGTGACGTTCATAATTTGGTGTGGTTTGGATATATATGCGGTAATAAATATGAACGTCAATTTTGCGGTGATTGGCATTGTATTAGTCATCATACCGTTTATAATACTGCCTGGCATGGTAAAGGTAATTACGGAGTACCAAAGGGGAGTCTTGTTTCGATTCGGGAAACTGTCTGGACTTTTAGGACCTGGATTTAATGTCATATTTCCATTTGGAATAGATAGAGTAATAAAAGTAGATTTAAGGACTTTTACAATCGATGTTGCAAAGCAGGAAGTCATTACAAAAGACAATGTTCCTGTAAATGTTGATGCTGTTGTTTACTTTAATGTATTTGATCCTATACTAGCTATAACGAAGGTCGCTAATTACACTCAAAGTACAACGCTCCTTGGGCAAACAACATTGCGCTCAATACTTGGTCAGCATGAACTTGATGAGATGCTGGCAAAGAGAGCAGAGCTTAACGAAAAGCTTAGGGAGTTGTTGGATGAAGCTACGGATCCTTGGGGAATCAAGGTTACTGCAGTGGAGATAAAGAGCATTGAGCTTCCGGATACGATGAAAAGGGCTATGGCAAAACAGGCGGAAGCAGAAAGGGAGAGACGGGCCAAAGTCATTTTTGCGGATGGCGAGTTTCAAGCATCTCAAAAACTTAAAGAAGCTGCTGCTGTCATATCTACAGAGCCTGCGGCATTGCAGTTGAGATACCTTCAGACGCTTCCAGAAATAGCTGCTGAAAAAAATTCTACTATATTGTTCCCTATACCCATAGAGCTTTTTAACGTTTTTACAAAGCTTGTGGAAGATAAAAAGGAAAAGCAATGA
- a CDS encoding YhfC family intramembrane metalloprotease, whose amino-acid sequence MVNDIKIYFIIISVAISILTPVILIIYCYKRFRISFKVLATGVLIFVVFALILESLLHQFVFKYTDILKYPYVYAIYGACAAAVFEEFGRLIGFKILLKKYREWKDGLSYGLGHGGAEAVIIGGISNINNLVYSYMIKSGSLDALKAKLPAAAVQQIKSSIINTPSYMFLLSGFERLFAFTIQIALSILVFYSVKNSKIKYFIYALLLHFATDIFSALYQSKVVKSIFAVEAIVFILALFSFVFVLNSKKISRETS is encoded by the coding sequence ATGGTCAATGATATAAAGATTTACTTTATCATTATTTCAGTGGCAATATCCATTTTGACGCCTGTAATTTTAATCATTTACTGCTATAAAAGGTTTAGGATTTCATTTAAAGTTCTTGCAACAGGTGTATTGATTTTCGTTGTTTTCGCTTTAATTTTAGAGTCATTGCTTCACCAATTTGTATTTAAATACACTGATATTTTAAAATACCCATATGTTTATGCAATATACGGCGCGTGTGCTGCGGCTGTGTTTGAGGAATTTGGAAGACTTATAGGTTTTAAAATACTACTAAAAAAATATCGCGAATGGAAAGATGGCTTAAGTTATGGATTAGGACACGGTGGTGCAGAAGCAGTCATTATTGGCGGCATTAGTAACATAAATAATTTGGTGTATTCATACATGATAAAATCAGGCTCATTAGATGCTTTAAAGGCAAAACTGCCTGCTGCAGCAGTCCAACAAATAAAAAGCTCTATTATCAATACACCGTCGTATATGTTTTTGTTAAGTGGTTTTGAAAGGTTGTTTGCTTTTACAATACAAATAGCGCTTTCAATTTTAGTATTTTACAGTGTGAAAAATAGTAAAATTAAATACTTTATTTATGCGTTGTTACTTCATTTTGCAACAGATATATTTTCTGCATTATATCAATCTAAAGTTGTAAAAAGCATTTTTGCCGTAGAAGCAATCGTCTTTATATTAGCTCTGTTTTCATTTGTGTTTGTTCTCAATTCTAAAAAGATTAGTAGAGAAACATCATAA
- a CDS encoding DUF5808 domain-containing protein yields the protein MKGLYFINLLMPYFILIIIGVITPFITRKTIVFGVHVPKDFLNDKELQRIKTSYIINFLTISLIFLILVISRMRNINFAVGGIFVEVIIMLAMYMKAHHEIAALKSKREWSKGKKEVAVVDIDFRKEKIVVSPLWFLLPAAIAILTLVVGIYMYPKIPQRIPMHFNFRGEADSFADKSILSVFSICIVQAFMTGLMFFAFKMIELAKQQIDPSDPEISKEKNLRFRRIWSGFVVFTSILINAMLMVTAFIMYGVGKGWQNIMAIFSLLLALIITIAVIILSIKTGQGGERIKIGKENEKSTSVDRDDDKYWKGGLIYYNPDDPALFVEKRFGVGWTFNFARPTAWLFVLAVILIISVIALIK from the coding sequence GTGAAGGGATTATATTTTATCAATCTTTTGATGCCATATTTCATATTAATCATAATAGGTGTTATTACGCCATTCATTACTCGCAAGACTATTGTATTTGGTGTTCATGTTCCTAAGGACTTTTTAAATGATAAGGAGCTTCAAAGGATTAAAACTTCTTATATAATAAATTTTTTGACTATAAGTTTAATCTTTTTGATTCTTGTCATCAGCAGAATGAGAAACATAAATTTTGCTGTTGGTGGTATTTTTGTTGAAGTAATCATTATGCTTGCAATGTATATGAAAGCCCACCATGAAATAGCTGCATTAAAATCTAAAAGGGAGTGGAGCAAGGGGAAAAAAGAAGTAGCAGTTGTAGACATAGATTTTAGAAAGGAAAAGATAGTTGTATCACCTTTATGGTTTTTATTGCCGGCAGCAATAGCAATTTTGACATTAGTTGTAGGGATATATATGTATCCGAAGATACCACAAAGAATACCAATGCATTTTAATTTTCGAGGTGAAGCAGATTCATTTGCTGATAAGTCAATTTTGTCAGTGTTTTCAATATGCATAGTACAGGCGTTTATGACAGGTTTGATGTTTTTTGCATTCAAGATGATTGAATTAGCTAAACAACAGATAGATCCTTCGGATCCAGAGATTTCAAAGGAAAAGAATTTAAGGTTTAGGAGAATATGGTCGGGTTTCGTTGTGTTTACATCTATTCTAATCAACGCTATGTTGATGGTAACAGCGTTTATTATGTACGGAGTAGGTAAGGGTTGGCAAAATATTATGGCTATTTTTTCATTGTTGTTGGCATTGATCATAACAATCGCTGTGATAATCTTATCTATAAAGACTGGTCAAGGTGGTGAAAGGATAAAAATAGGCAAAGAAAATGAGAAGTCGACGTCAGTTGATAGAGACGACGATAAATATTGGAAAGGAGGGCTCATTTACTACAATCCTGACGATCCAGCGTTGTTTGTAGAGAAGCGATTTGGCGTAGGCTGGACTTTCAATTTTGCAAGGCCAACAGCGTGGCTATTTGTATTGGCAGTTATATTGATAATTTCAGTGATAGCATTAATAAAATGA
- a CDS encoding GntR family transcriptional regulator — translation MLLKIEFESDVPIYTQIKNQIIEGIALGLLKEGDEMPSIRQLASDFGINLHTVKKAYDLLKDEGFLSVHRRKGYVVTKNAFADDNFIEKLEKDLQPILANAYSRGMMQDEILKICEDILHKFKNGE, via the coding sequence TTGCTGTTAAAGATAGAGTTTGAGTCAGATGTTCCCATATATACGCAAATAAAAAATCAAATAATAGAAGGAATAGCTTTAGGATTGCTTAAAGAAGGCGATGAGATGCCATCAATACGGCAATTGGCAAGTGATTTCGGCATAAATCTTCATACAGTGAAAAAGGCTTACGATCTTTTGAAAGATGAAGGATTTCTAAGCGTTCATAGAAGGAAAGGCTACGTTGTAACTAAAAATGCTTTTGCTGATGATAATTTTATCGAGAAATTGGAGAAAGATCTTCAGCCAATATTAGCAAATGCGTATTCAAGAGGAATGATGCAAGATGAAATATTGAAGATATGTGAAGATATATTGCATAAATTTAAAAACGGAGAATAG